A genomic region of Danio aesculapii chromosome 21, fDanAes4.1, whole genome shotgun sequence contains the following coding sequences:
- the lhfpl2a gene encoding LHFPL tetraspan subfamily member 2a protein → MCHVIVTCRSMLWTLLSIVAAFSELIAFLSTDWLVGFPRAPDAVFSPLGATAAGEAYRPTLGIYGRCIRVPHYRRGVLCGPYAVHFGEIASGFWQATAIFLAAGILLLCAVAFISIFTMCFQSIMKKSIFNVCGLLQAIAGLFLIVGLVLYPAGWGSQKVQLYCGPDSSPYRLGLCSAGWAFYTALAGTVLCFLCAVFSAQAEIATSSDKVQEEIQEGKSLICLL, encoded by the exons ATGTGTCATGTGATCGTGACGTGCCGCTCCATGCTGTGGACTCTGCTCAGCATCGTGGCGGCGTTCAGTGAGCTCATCGCGTTCCTGAGCACTGATTGGCTGGTGGGATTCCCGCGGGCACCGGACGCCGTTTTTTCTCCGCTTGGGGCCACGGCGGCGGGTGAGGCCTACAGACCTACGTTGGGCATCTATGGGCGCTGCATCCGCGTGCCGCACTACCGGCGCGGCGTCCTGTGCGGCCCGTACGCCGTGCACTTCGGAGAGATCGCCAGCGGGTTCTGGCAGGCCACGGCCATCTTCTTGGCGGCCGGGATCCTGCTGCTGTGCGCCGTGGCCTTCATCTCCATCTTCACCATGTGCTTCCAGAGCATCATGAAGAAGAGCATCTTCAACGTCTGCGGACTCCTGCAGGCCATCGCAG gtctgtTCCTGATCGTGGGGCTGGTGCTGTATCCAGCAGGTTGGGGCTCTCAGAAGGTGCAGCTGTACTGCGGGCCGGACTCGTCCCCGTACCGTCTGGGCCTGTGCTCCGCCGGCTGGGCCTTCTACACGGCTCTGGCCGGGACGGTGCTCTGCTTCCTCTGCGCCGTGTTCTCCGCTCAGGCCGAGATCGCCACGTCCAGCGATAAAGTGCAGGAGGAGATCCAGGAGGGCAAGAGTCTGATCTGCCTGCTCTGA